The Scomber japonicus isolate fScoJap1 chromosome 8, fScoJap1.pri, whole genome shotgun sequence genome has a segment encoding these proteins:
- the si:ch1073-303k11.2 gene encoding leucine-rich repeat neuronal protein 4 codes for MTPQHRNLALLLFLSVSPILHSHLFTHAASTSPPVTLSRILMDDFDDDYDDENHKTLTPVKIPVLTRDVKPCKLDPCSEDQEPCPQLHAKTGCLCPGLSGPDEPPHAPRIKGLLQVQEGDNRGKVEIQWCAPSSVVTGYRVVVEGRERDALEFGKALRQSFLGSLEAGTKVCVEAVNNAGHSMTSEFSCDRVSRPASSDDKLLVGVIGGGIVLLLLLIIAAVILWKHHMHKKAKRDSNDGLRNPSYSTEGNL; via the coding sequence ATGACACCACAGCACAGGAACCTGgctttgcttctttttctgaGTGTCTCACCTATCCTCCACTCACACcttttcactcatgccgcctcTACTTCCCCTCCTGTAACACTTTCACGGATCCTTATGGATGATTTTGATGATGACTATGACGACGAAAACCACAAGACGCTGACCCCTGTTAAAATTCCAGTGCTGACCAGGGATGTCAAACCCTGCAAGTTAGACCCCTGCTCGGAGGATCAGGAGCCCTGCCCCCAACTTCATGCCAAGACTGGGTGCCTCTGTCCTGGGCTCAGTGGGCCTGATGAGCCCCCTCATGCACCACGCATCAAAGGGCTGCTGCAAGTCCAAGAGGGAGACAACAGAGGGAAGGTAGAGATCCAATGGTGTGCTCCATCTTCTGTGGTAACTGGGTACAGAGTGGTGGTTGAGGGGAGAGAACGAGATGCACTGGAGTTTGGGAAAGCTTTGCGACAAAGTTTTCTAGGGTCTTTAGAAGCTGGAACCAAGGTTTGCGTGGAGGCAGTGAACAATGCAGGGCACAGCATGACCTCGGAGTTCTCCTGTGACCGGGTTAGCCGCCCTGCCTCTTCAGACGACAAACTGCTAGTAGGAGTCATAGGAGGAGGGATTGTGCTGCTTCTGCTCCTCATCATAGCAGCCGTGATCCTTTGGAAGCATCACATGCACAAAAAGGCAAAGAGAGACTCCAATGATGGACTTAGAAACCCTTCTTACAGCACAGAGGGAAATCTGTGA
- the tstd1 gene encoding thiosulfate:glutathione sulfurtransferase: protein MSVTKEISYKDLKALLGKGQDLFLVDVRSKEEVDKGHIQGSVHIPVDTVEAAFRMTPEEFKGKYGVTKPLLDAPELVFHCQMGKRGGAATAKAHEIGYVNARNYTGGYKEWSEKEGK, encoded by the exons ATGTCAG TCACCAAGGAAATCTCCTACAAGGATCTCAAAGCGCTTCTGGGAAAAGGCCAGGATCTCTTCCTGGTAGATGTCCGCTCTAAAGAGGAGGTGGATAAAGGTCATATTCAAGGATCTGTCCACATCCCAG TTGATACAGTAGAAGCTGCCTTTAGAATGACGCCAGAAGAATTCAAGGGGAAGTACGGAGTAACCAAGCCACTGTTAGACGCTCCAGAGCTGGTGTTTCATTGTCAGATGGGCAAGCGAGGGGGCGCTGCCACAGCCAAAGCCCATGAAATAGGATATGTAAA tgcACGTAACTATACGGGAGGATACAAGGAGTGGtctgagaaggaaggaaagtga